In Modestobacter versicolor, a single genomic region encodes these proteins:
- a CDS encoding anthranilate synthase component I: MRLGETTPSRTEFLAATAPVVPVTRRLLADSETAVGIYRKLAGNRPGTVLLESAEQGKQWSRYSFVGVRSAGVLTERDGATTWLGDPLPGLTDDLPADPLAAVRTLARRFRSSRTPGLPPLTGGLVGYLGYDVVRRLERLPETATDDLGMPELALSLVTDLAVLDHTDGTVLLIANVVRGAGRQGDEPGAYDDAVTRLDAMAADLTKAVPPGVATLATADAPPVTSNMAPGVFEDGVERVREHVRAGDVFQTVLSQRFELATDVDALDLYRVLRATNPSPYMYLLRFAGRESPFDVVGSSPEALVTVTGDRAIVHPPAGTRPRGATPEDDVRLTEELLADPKERAEHVMLVDLARNDLGRVCVPGTVEVADFMRIERYSHVMHLVSTVAGQVQAGRDALDVFDATFPAGTVSGAPKPRAMEVIESLEPTRRALYAGTVGYVDASGDMDMAIAIRTAVLHDGRAYVQAGAGVVADSDPATEEAETRHKARAVLSAIATAEGLRELGG, encoded by the coding sequence GTGCGGCTGGGTGAGACGACGCCCTCGCGCACGGAGTTCCTCGCCGCCACCGCCCCGGTCGTGCCGGTCACCCGGCGGCTGCTCGCCGACAGCGAGACCGCCGTCGGCATCTACCGCAAGCTGGCCGGCAACCGGCCGGGCACGGTGCTGCTGGAGTCCGCCGAGCAGGGCAAGCAGTGGTCGCGGTACAGCTTCGTGGGCGTCCGCAGCGCCGGCGTGCTCACCGAGCGCGACGGCGCGACGACCTGGCTGGGCGACCCGCTGCCCGGGCTGACCGACGACCTGCCCGCGGACCCGCTCGCCGCGGTCCGCACGCTGGCGCGCCGCTTCCGCTCGTCCCGCACGCCCGGCCTGCCGCCGCTGACCGGCGGCCTGGTCGGCTACCTGGGCTACGACGTCGTCCGCCGGCTGGAGCGGCTGCCGGAGACCGCGACCGACGACCTGGGCATGCCCGAGCTGGCGCTGTCGCTGGTCACCGACCTGGCGGTGCTCGATCACACCGACGGCACCGTGCTGCTCATCGCCAACGTGGTGCGCGGCGCCGGGCGGCAGGGCGACGAGCCCGGCGCCTACGACGACGCGGTGACCCGGCTCGACGCGATGGCCGCCGACCTCACCAAGGCGGTGCCCCCGGGCGTGGCCACGCTCGCCACCGCCGACGCGCCGCCGGTCACCAGCAACATGGCGCCCGGGGTGTTCGAGGACGGCGTGGAGCGGGTCCGCGAGCACGTCCGCGCCGGCGACGTGTTCCAGACCGTGCTCAGCCAGCGCTTCGAGCTGGCCACCGACGTCGACGCGCTCGACCTCTACCGGGTGCTGCGGGCCACCAACCCCTCGCCGTACATGTACCTGCTGCGCTTCGCCGGGCGCGAGTCGCCGTTCGACGTCGTCGGCTCCTCGCCGGAGGCGCTGGTCACCGTGACCGGCGATCGGGCGATCGTGCACCCGCCGGCGGGCACCCGGCCGCGCGGCGCGACCCCGGAGGACGACGTCCGGCTCACCGAGGAGCTGCTCGCCGACCCCAAGGAGCGGGCCGAGCACGTGATGCTGGTCGACCTGGCCCGCAACGACCTGGGCCGGGTCTGCGTGCCGGGCACCGTGGAGGTCGCGGACTTCATGCGGATCGAGCGGTACAGCCACGTCATGCACCTGGTCTCCACCGTGGCCGGCCAGGTGCAGGCCGGTCGCGACGCGCTGGACGTCTTCGACGCCACGTTCCCGGCCGGCACCGTCTCCGGGGCACCCAAGCCGCGGGCGATGGAGGTCATCGAGTCGCTGGAGCCGACCCGGCGGGCGCTGTACGCCGGCACCGTGGGCTACGTCGACGCCAGCGGCGACATGGACATGGCGATCGCCATCCGCACCGCCGTGCTGCACGACGGGCGGGCCTACGTGCAGGCCGGCGCCGGGGTGGTCGCCGACAGCGACCCGGCGACCGAGGAGGCCGAGACCCGGCACAAGGCCCGCGCCGTGCTGTCGGCGATCGCGACGGCGGAGGGGCTCCGGGAGCTCGGTGGCTGA
- a CDS encoding FAD-binding dehydrogenase produces MSTDADVIVVGAGLAGLVATAELADAGKRVLLLDQEPAGSLGGQAHWSFGGLFLVDTPEQRRLRVKDSLELARQDWFGTAGFDRAEDHWPRQWAEAYLQFAAGEKRAWLREQGMRFFPVVGWAERGGYTATGHGNSVPRFHITWGTGPGVVAPFARRVTEAVERGLVDFRPRHRVDGLVVTDGAVTGVRGAVLEPSDAERGTATSRVEAGQFELAAQAVVVTSGGIGGNHDLVRKNWPARLGPVPQRLLSGVPAHVDGRMLQITEEAGGRVINPDRMWHYTEGIANHSPIWARHGIRILPGPSSLWLDATGARLPVPLFPGFDTLGTLAHIGTTGHEHTWFLLTQKIVEKEFTLSGSEQNPDLTNKDLKLLLTRVRSGAAAPVQAFLDKGEDFVVAATLPELVAGMNRVTGDTPHLDLATVEREVVARDREIANTFTKDLQITAIRQARTFLGDKLIRVAQPHRILDPEAGPLIAVRLNLLTRKTLGGLETDLSGRVLRAGGDPFPGLYAAGEVAGFGGGGMHGYRSLEGTFLGGCIFSGRVAGRALAAAL; encoded by the coding sequence GTGAGCACCGACGCTGACGTCATCGTGGTGGGAGCGGGGCTGGCCGGACTGGTCGCCACCGCGGAGCTGGCCGACGCCGGGAAGCGGGTGCTCCTGCTCGACCAGGAGCCGGCCGGCTCGCTGGGCGGTCAGGCGCACTGGTCCTTCGGCGGGCTCTTCCTCGTCGACACCCCCGAGCAGCGCCGGCTGCGGGTCAAGGACTCCCTGGAGCTCGCCCGGCAGGACTGGTTCGGCACCGCGGGCTTCGACCGCGCGGAGGACCACTGGCCGCGCCAGTGGGCCGAGGCCTACCTGCAGTTCGCCGCCGGCGAGAAGCGCGCCTGGCTGCGCGAGCAGGGCATGCGGTTCTTCCCCGTCGTCGGCTGGGCCGAGCGCGGCGGCTACACCGCCACCGGTCACGGCAACTCGGTGCCCCGCTTCCACATCACCTGGGGCACCGGCCCCGGCGTCGTCGCCCCCTTCGCCCGCCGGGTCACCGAGGCGGTCGAGCGCGGGCTCGTCGACTTCCGCCCGCGGCACCGCGTCGACGGCCTGGTGGTCACCGACGGCGCTGTCACCGGGGTCCGCGGCGCGGTGCTCGAGCCCAGCGACGCCGAGCGGGGGACGGCGACCTCGCGGGTCGAGGCGGGGCAGTTCGAGCTGGCCGCGCAGGCCGTCGTCGTCACCTCCGGCGGCATCGGCGGCAACCACGACCTGGTGCGCAAGAACTGGCCGGCCCGGCTGGGGCCGGTGCCGCAGCGGCTGCTGTCCGGGGTGCCCGCCCACGTCGACGGCCGGATGCTGCAGATCACCGAGGAGGCCGGTGGCCGGGTGATCAACCCCGACCGGATGTGGCACTACACCGAGGGCATCGCCAACCACTCGCCGATCTGGGCCCGGCACGGCATCCGGATCCTGCCCGGCCCGTCGTCGCTGTGGCTCGACGCGACCGGCGCCCGGCTGCCGGTCCCGCTGTTCCCCGGCTTCGACACCCTGGGCACGCTGGCGCACATCGGGACGACCGGCCACGAGCACACCTGGTTCCTGCTCACCCAGAAGATCGTCGAGAAGGAGTTCACCCTCTCCGGCTCCGAGCAGAACCCCGACCTCACGAACAAGGACCTCAAGCTGCTGCTCACCCGGGTGCGGTCGGGTGCGGCTGCCCCGGTGCAGGCGTTCCTGGACAAGGGCGAGGACTTCGTCGTCGCGGCCACGCTGCCCGAGCTGGTCGCCGGGATGAACCGGGTCACCGGCGACACCCCGCACCTGGACCTCGCCACCGTCGAGCGCGAGGTCGTCGCCCGGGACCGGGAGATCGCCAACACCTTCACCAAGGACCTGCAGATCACCGCGATCCGCCAGGCCCGCACCTTCCTCGGCGACAAGCTGATCCGGGTCGCCCAGCCGCACCGCATCCTCGACCCCGAGGCCGGGCCGCTGATCGCCGTCCGGCTCAACCTGCTCACCCGCAAGACCCTCGGCGGGCTGGAGACCGACCTCTCCGGCCGGGTGCTGCGCGCCGGCGGCGACCCGTTCCCCGGGCTGTACGCGGCCGGCGAGGTCGCCGGCTTCGGCGGTGGCGGCATGCACGGCTACCGCTCGCTGGAGGGCACCTTCCTCGGCGGCTGCATCTTCTCCGGCCGGGTCGCCGGCCGGGCCCTGGCGGCCGCGCTGTGA
- the hisI gene encoding phosphoribosyl-AMP cyclohydrolase, giving the protein MSAPAPDTQLDPAVAALLRRDPAGLVAAVVQQHDTGEVLMVAWMDDEALHRTLTTGRATYWSRSREEYWVKGETSGHRQWVRDVRLDCDGDALLLLVDQEGPACHTGERSCFHRDLEVQRAAG; this is encoded by the coding sequence ATGTCCGCCCCCGCCCCCGACACCCAGCTGGACCCGGCGGTCGCCGCGCTGCTGCGCCGCGACCCGGCCGGCCTGGTCGCCGCCGTCGTCCAGCAGCACGACACCGGTGAGGTGCTGATGGTCGCCTGGATGGACGACGAGGCGCTGCACCGCACGCTGACCACCGGCCGGGCCACCTACTGGTCGCGCAGCCGCGAGGAGTACTGGGTCAAGGGCGAGACGTCGGGGCACCGGCAGTGGGTGCGCGACGTCCGGCTGGACTGCGACGGCGACGCGCTGCTGCTGCTCGTCGACCAGGAGGGGCCGGCCTGCCACACCGGCGAGCGCAGCTGCTTCCACCGCGACCTGGAGGTGCAGCGTGCGGCTGGGTGA